One genomic window of Gallus gallus isolate bGalGal1 chromosome 34, bGalGal1.mat.broiler.GRCg7b, whole genome shotgun sequence includes the following:
- the ATP5G2 gene encoding ATP synthase F(0) complex subunit C2, mitochondrial — protein sequence MVLPVGLPGAPAHSEPPRFARCRCASCVPHVCPSSLTMYACTKFVTVPALVWRSPRVLCQPLSASLLSIPNARMEQVHPSARRTIVTSVARRDIDTAAKFIGAGAATVGVAGSGAGIGTVFGSLIIGYARNPSLKQQLFSYAILGFALSEAMGLFCLMVAFLILFAM from the exons ATGGTTCTTCCGGTGGGGCTTCCGGGCGCGCCTGCGCACTCGGAGCCCCCGCGGTTTGCCCGCTGCCGGTGCGCCAG CTGTGTCCCACACGTGTGTCCCTCTTCCCTCACCATGTACGCCTGTACAAAGTTCGTCACTGTTCCTGCGCTG GTGTGGAGGAGCCCGCGGGTGCTGTGCCAGCCTCTCTCAGCCTCCCTGCTCAGCATACCCAATGCACGGATGGAGCAG GTGCACCCGAGTGCCCGTAGGACCATCGTGACGAGCGTGGCCCGCAGGGACATTGACACTGCTGCCAAATTCATCGGTGCTGGTGCAGCCACTGTGGGGGTGGCCGGCTCTGGGGCCGGCATTGGCACCGTCTTCGGCAGCCTCATCATCGGCTACGCCAG gAACCCCTcactgaagcagcagctcttctccTATGCCATCCTGGGCTTCGCCCTCTCTGAGGCCATGGGGCTCTTCtgcctcatggtggccttcctcatcctctttGCCATGTGA